From the genome of Halorussus caseinilyticus, one region includes:
- a CDS encoding sensor histidine kinase gives MDTSIKVLVVDDSNFYAQLVADTLATDYDMETFTGNDAREGLYNLETSEVDCVVTDYQMPELDGIEFLEAARERGFEQPFILLTGTGSEAVASEAVAAGVTHYFQKQEGEQQFEKLANQIDNAVEQHRTERKYELLVDNSPDLIAQVNAEGEFVMTNESMADSFGVSTDMLTGKSLFDVVPDDIAEHRLEVGREVIETGETRRFEDGYQGEYFHNVFVPVDLPGERETFQVIARDITGRKEAEIELKETVEKLEESNAQLEQFAYVTSHDLQEPLRMVSSYMQLLERQYKDDLDENAQEFIEYAVDGANRMKEMINDLLQYSRVDSRGGDFEPTDFENVLEQARDNLRVAIAESDAELTHDPLPTVVCDESQMVMLLQNLVSNAIKYCDEGPPRIHVAAERDGDEVVFSVSDNGIGIPEDERDEVFRIFSRLHGKDEYSGTGIGLAMCQKILDRHDGSIRVESEVGEGSTFYFTIPTGGGNDE, from the coding sequence ATGGACACCTCGATTAAGGTGTTGGTCGTAGACGACAGCAATTTCTACGCACAACTCGTCGCCGACACGCTCGCAACCGACTACGACATGGAGACGTTTACCGGGAACGACGCCCGCGAGGGACTCTATAACCTCGAAACGTCGGAAGTGGACTGCGTTGTGACCGACTACCAGATGCCGGAGTTAGACGGCATCGAGTTCCTCGAAGCGGCCCGCGAACGCGGTTTCGAACAGCCGTTCATCCTGCTGACGGGGACCGGGAGCGAGGCGGTAGCCAGCGAAGCAGTCGCCGCCGGAGTCACCCACTACTTCCAGAAACAGGAGGGCGAACAGCAGTTCGAGAAACTGGCGAACCAAATCGACAACGCCGTCGAACAGCACCGAACCGAACGGAAGTACGAACTGCTGGTAGACAACTCGCCCGACCTCATCGCACAAGTCAACGCCGAGGGCGAGTTCGTGATGACCAACGAGTCGATGGCCGACTCGTTCGGCGTGTCCACCGACATGCTGACGGGCAAGTCGCTTTTCGACGTGGTGCCCGACGACATCGCCGAACACCGACTCGAAGTCGGCCGGGAAGTCATCGAAACCGGCGAGACCAGACGCTTCGAGGACGGTTATCAGGGCGAGTACTTCCACAACGTCTTCGTGCCGGTGGACCTGCCGGGCGAGCGCGAGACGTTTCAAGTCATCGCCCGCGACATCACCGGACGGAAGGAGGCTGAGATAGAACTCAAAGAGACCGTCGAGAAACTCGAAGAGTCCAACGCCCAGTTGGAGCAGTTCGCCTACGTGACCTCCCACGACTTGCAGGAACCGCTTCGGATGGTTTCGAGTTACATGCAACTACTCGAACGACAGTACAAGGACGACTTGGACGAGAACGCACAGGAGTTCATCGAGTACGCGGTGGACGGTGCGAACCGCATGAAGGAGATGATAAACGACCTGCTCCAGTACTCGCGGGTCGATAGCCGCGGCGGGGACTTCGAACCCACCGACTTCGAGAACGTTCTCGAACAGGCCCGCGACAACCTCCGGGTGGCTATCGCCGAGAGCGACGCCGAACTCACCCACGACCCGCTCCCGACAGTCGTCTGCGACGAGAGCCAGATGGTGATGCTCCTCCAGAACCTCGTGAGCAACGCCATCAAGTACTGCGACGAGGGACCGCCGCGGATTCACGTCGCCGCCGAGCGAGACGGCGACGAGGTGGTCTTCTCGGTCAGCGACAACGGCATCGGGATTCCCGAAGACGAACGCGACGAGGTGTTCCGCATCTTCAGCAGACTCCACGGCAAAGACGAGTACTCGGGCACCGGCATCGGGCTGGCGATGTGTCAGAAGATTCTGGACCGCCACGACGGGAGTATCCGGGTCGAGTCGGAGGTCGGCGAGGGTTCGACGTTCTACTTCACCATCCCTACGGGAGGTGGCAACGATGAGTGA
- a CDS encoding response regulator → MSDRLAGEPIEILLVEDNPGDVRLTEEALEQGDVLNNLHVVGDGVEAMKFLYCEGEYEDTPQPDLILLDLNLPRKDGKEVLKEIDEDRELRRIPVVVLTSSEAEEDIAKSYELHANAYITKPVDIDQFIDVAQNLEEFWLSIVKLPPNDE, encoded by the coding sequence ATGAGTGACCGACTCGCGGGCGAACCAATCGAGATTCTGCTGGTCGAGGACAACCCCGGCGACGTTCGCCTGACCGAGGAAGCCCTCGAACAGGGCGACGTGCTGAACAACCTCCACGTCGTCGGCGACGGCGTGGAGGCGATGAAGTTCCTCTACTGCGAAGGCGAGTACGAGGACACCCCTCAACCCGACCTGATTCTGCTCGACCTCAACCTGCCTCGGAAGGACGGCAAAGAGGTGTTGAAGGAGATAGACGAGGACCGCGAACTCCGGCGCATCCCGGTAGTCGTGCTGACGAGTTCGGAGGCCGAGGAGGACATCGCCAAGAGCTACGAGTTACACGCCAACGCCTACATCACGAAACCGGTGGACATCGACCAGTTCATCGACGTGGCACAGAATTTAGAGGAGTTTTGGCTGTCCATCGTCAAACTTCCGCCGAACGATGAGTGA
- a CDS encoding hybrid sensor histidine kinase/response regulator yields MSERANEETGDQAREETTVLLVEDNDGDARLIEEMIQMKGNLLDDSNSMPNVSLVHEDCLADGLDLLESRDVDIILLDLMLPDSSGEATLDSVLDQTREVPIVLLTGLNDREFGVEAVQRGAQDYLVKGEIDGELLVRTMRYAMERKKNERELARRNEQLAILNQILEHDIRNDMNVVRGTAELLRERVGDDHVEFVDRMLENSQHVVELTETVSTLLETITGEQDPDLEPVDAGRMLEAELRKARTSHDCATFVVDGGIPEVTVRANSMLSSVFSNLLNNAVQHNDTDDPHVEVGVEVGDGAATIRIADDGPGIPSERREAVFGRGEQGIDSEGTGIGLYLVDTLVSQYGGSVRVEDNDPRGAVFVVELVAL; encoded by the coding sequence ATGAGTGAGCGAGCGAACGAGGAGACGGGCGACCAAGCCCGCGAGGAGACGACGGTCCTGCTGGTCGAGGACAACGACGGGGACGCCAGACTCATCGAGGAGATGATTCAGATGAAGGGCAACCTGCTGGACGACAGCAACAGCATGCCCAACGTCTCGCTGGTCCACGAGGACTGCCTCGCCGACGGGTTGGACCTGCTCGAATCGCGGGACGTGGACATCATCCTGCTCGACCTGATGCTCCCCGACAGTAGCGGCGAGGCGACCCTCGACTCGGTTCTCGACCAGACCCGCGAGGTGCCCATCGTCTTGCTGACCGGTCTGAACGACCGGGAGTTCGGCGTCGAGGCGGTCCAGCGCGGCGCACAGGACTACCTCGTGAAGGGAGAAATCGACGGCGAACTCCTCGTCCGGACGATGCGCTACGCGATGGAACGCAAGAAGAACGAGCGCGAACTCGCCCGCCGGAACGAGCAACTCGCCATCCTGAACCAGATTCTCGAACACGACATCCGCAACGACATGAACGTCGTCCGCGGGACGGCCGAACTCCTGCGCGAACGAGTCGGCGACGACCACGTGGAGTTCGTGGACCGAATGTTGGAGAACAGCCAGCACGTCGTGGAACTCACCGAAACCGTCTCGACCCTGCTGGAGACGATTACCGGCGAGCAGGACCCGGACCTCGAACCGGTGGACGCAGGCCGGATGCTCGAAGCCGAACTCCGGAAGGCCCGGACCTCCCACGACTGCGCGACGTTCGTCGTAGACGGCGGGATTCCCGAGGTCACGGTCCGGGCCAACAGCATGCTGTCGTCGGTGTTCAGCAACCTGCTCAACAACGCGGTCCAACACAACGACACCGACGACCCGCACGTCGAAGTCGGCGTCGAAGTCGGCGACGGCGCGGCGACGATTCGCATCGCGGACGACGGGCCGGGGATTCCGAGCGAGCGCCGAGAGGCCGTGTTCGGACGTGGCGAGCAGGGCATCGACAGCGAGGGCACCGGCATCGGTCTCTACCTCGTGGACACGCTGGTCAGTCAGTACGGCGGGTCGGTCCGGGTCGAGGACAACGACCCCCGCGGCGCGGTGTTCGTGGTCGAACTGGTGGCGCTCTGA
- the cofG gene encoding 7,8-didemethyl-8-hydroxy-5-deazariboflavin synthase subunit CofG — protein sequence MAGTDIPGADEYDVTVTIDETEVRRLLGVEPADVDSADELTFAKNVFVPLTTACRYTCTYCTYFDAPGEASLLSPEEVRDILRTGADAGCTEALFTFGDDPDDRYARIHDQLADWGHDSIHTYLREVCDIALDEGLLPHSNPGDQTREQMEVVADVNASMGVMLETTADVDAHAGPRVKNPGQRLATIRTAGELGVPFTTGILVGIGEDWRDRAESLLAIREMHERYGHVQEVIVQNVVPNERSSYDRPSVETMRRVVAMARACLPEEVSVQVPPNLSPTRELLDCGVDDLGGVSPVTDDHINPEYEWPALRELEDIADEAGVPLRERLPVYRRYLPEEVGGDGDDQWVSETILDAIGSDGAAGNRYRSVLST from the coding sequence ATGGCAGGTACCGACATTCCGGGGGCCGACGAGTACGACGTAACCGTCACCATCGACGAGACCGAAGTCCGGCGACTCCTCGGGGTCGAACCCGCCGACGTGGACTCCGCCGACGAACTCACCTTCGCCAAGAACGTCTTCGTCCCGCTGACGACCGCCTGCCGGTACACCTGCACCTACTGCACCTACTTCGACGCGCCCGGCGAGGCGTCCCTGCTCTCGCCCGAGGAGGTCAGGGACATCCTCCGGACCGGCGCGGACGCCGGATGCACCGAAGCCCTGTTCACCTTCGGCGACGACCCCGACGACCGATACGCTCGGATTCACGACCAACTCGCCGATTGGGGTCACGACTCCATCCACACCTACCTCCGGGAGGTGTGCGACATCGCGCTCGACGAGGGCCTGCTCCCTCACAGCAACCCCGGCGACCAGACCCGCGAGCAGATGGAAGTGGTCGCGGACGTGAACGCCTCGATGGGCGTGATGCTCGAAACTACCGCCGACGTGGACGCTCACGCCGGACCGCGAGTCAAGAACCCCGGCCAGCGACTCGCCACCATCCGGACGGCGGGCGAGTTGGGGGTTCCGTTCACTACGGGCATCCTCGTCGGTATCGGCGAGGACTGGCGTGACCGGGCCGAGAGTCTGCTCGCCATCCGCGAGATGCACGAGCGATACGGCCACGTCCAAGAGGTCATCGTCCAGAACGTCGTCCCGAACGAGCGGTCGTCGTACGACCGACCCTCCGTCGAGACGATGCGCCGCGTCGTGGCGATGGCCCGTGCGTGTCTGCCCGAAGAAGTCTCGGTGCAGGTCCCGCCGAACCTCTCGCCGACCCGCGAGTTGCTCGACTGCGGCGTGGACGACTTGGGCGGCGTCTCGCCCGTCACCGACGACCACATCAACCCCGAGTACGAGTGGCCTGCACTCCGGGAACTGGAGGACATCGCGGACGAGGCGGGCGTCCCCCTGCGCGAGCGACTGCCGGTGTATCGGCGCTACCTTCCCGAAGAGGTGGGCGGCGACGGCGACGACCAGTGGGTCTCGGAGACGATTCTGGACGCCATCGGGAGCGACGGCGCGGCCGGAAATCGGTATCGGTCGGTTCTCTCGACCTGA
- a CDS encoding ATP-binding protein: MTELEHVEIEGFKGLEYVEFEPTDINLITGRNNTGKTSLLEAVDLLFEPVNLQEFDDNLDSVINTKFDSAEISGESDSASFEANIRKPSLSEAENLFFEIASNTGGFQMSLAQFTTDEKSEVPSEEKADAPRQIYENIRNSLVDAIREKLVREPTEGLRDEILILSTADREYPCFLSGKRSTTLIRDILEDVVDEFRGSEKIDNLGFYHNQRGPRGYFEFSSRRVELGLPPRNTFVERPTPTNLTTFIKSTATTDDIKRTDDNQESVKIDDIGDFIQERDIVDNLKSFSLDTLIFETEDGEKEPIPFDFMGDGFKAIVGLLWELMDDDVENQIVLIEEPENHMHPGYVLKLVHFLIDLARDENVQFFITTHDHDFIKDFFADMPDEKRDYLEDEFSLVKMDDFGAEVLDYETAEHDLKDLHLDLRGI; this comes from the coding sequence ATGACGGAACTCGAACACGTCGAGATTGAGGGGTTCAAAGGGTTGGAGTACGTCGAGTTCGAGCCTACCGACATTAACTTGATTACTGGCAGGAACAATACTGGGAAGACTTCTCTTTTGGAAGCGGTGGATTTGCTTTTCGAACCGGTGAATCTTCAAGAGTTCGACGACAATCTCGATTCAGTAATCAATACGAAATTCGATTCTGCTGAAATTTCCGGTGAAAGTGATTCAGCGAGTTTTGAAGCCAATATTAGAAAGCCGTCGCTATCAGAAGCAGAGAATTTATTTTTTGAGATTGCTTCCAACACCGGAGGATTTCAGATGAGTCTTGCGCAGTTCACTACTGACGAGAAGTCAGAAGTCCCCTCTGAAGAAAAAGCAGATGCTCCGAGGCAAATATACGAGAATATACGGAACTCGTTGGTGGATGCAATAAGAGAGAAACTAGTTAGGGAGCCAACTGAAGGACTTCGGGACGAGATTTTGATACTTTCTACTGCGGATAGAGAGTATCCCTGCTTTTTGAGTGGAAAAAGAAGCACCACTCTTATAAGAGATATTTTAGAAGACGTGGTAGACGAGTTCCGCGGAAGCGAGAAAATTGACAATCTAGGTTTCTACCATAATCAGCGAGGTCCAAGGGGATACTTCGAATTTTCTTCCAGAAGAGTGGAACTCGGACTTCCACCCCGAAATACATTCGTAGAACGACCAACTCCCACCAATTTGACCACATTCATCAAATCGACCGCTACAACTGATGATATTAAACGAACCGACGACAATCAAGAATCAGTCAAAATAGACGACATCGGTGACTTCATTCAGGAGAGAGACATCGTGGACAACCTGAAATCCTTCAGTTTGGACACCCTGATTTTCGAGACCGAAGACGGTGAGAAAGAACCCATACCCTTCGACTTCATGGGCGACGGCTTCAAAGCAATAGTCGGCCTCCTGTGGGAACTCATGGACGACGACGTAGAGAACCAAATCGTCCTCATCGAGGAACCCGAGAACCACATGCACCCCGGATACGTCCTCAAACTCGTCCACTTCCTCATCGACCTCGCGCGCGACGAGAACGTCCAGTTCTTCATCACGACGCACGACCACGACTTTATCAAAGACTTCTTCGCCGACATGCCCGACGAGAAGCGCGACTACCTCGAAGACGAGTTCTCGCTCGTCAAGATGGACGACTTCGGGGCGGAAGTGCTGGACTACGAGACTGCCGAACACGACCTCAAGGACTTGCATCTCGACCTTCGAGGGATTTAG